AGTATATTCGCCATAATGACGGCAGTCTGGCGCCAGTTCATGAGGGCCGCGAGTAATACCAACCACAATCAAACCTCTTGAGGTTTCAAGGTAAGCAGGTCCGCCAGAGTCACCACTGCACGCACCTTTTGCCCGAGTTTGGTCTGTCACAAGAATGTTATCGAAAGTTTTTGCCAAAGGAACGCGTACGTAATTCAAGCCTTTCGCTCTGACAGGCTGGTTGATTTCATTTGTTAGGCCATAACCGGCAAGCAAAAGCGATTGACCGTTTGCAAGAGCAATATTTTCCTCGAGAATCGGAATGATTTGAGCCGTCCCCGGCAAGTCTTTTTTGAGTTTAATCAAAGCAACATCATTCACGCCGGTGCGAGGAAATCCATTAGAATCCAGTACCATTTTATATTCGGGATGGACCTTCCATGACTCCACTTCAAAGCCCGCGTTCTTTTCAAAAGAAGTCGGAAGTGTTTCGCCAAGATAAATAGAGACATTCTCTTTGTCATTTTCCGGATCAAGTTGTTCTAAGCAATGTGTTGCCGTCAAAATAAGATTTTTTGAAATAACAGTTCCTGTGCAGAACAAGTAAGGAGAGGCTTCAAGATTGTAGATAAGGGAAACTGTGGAGGAAGTCACTGTATCGGTTGCTTTAGCCGCTTCACCGCCAATAATGGAAGTGTCGGCTCCGCCAAGCGTGAGACTTTCAGAAGTTTTCTCTGAACAAGCGGAAAGAGCGATAAGAGAAGCTAGCAACAACGACATACGTACGGACACAGAAGTCTCCTCGTGAATAGGGTGGCTCAATTTAGCAGAGTTTTGTGAAAACCCCTAAAAGAACCGCGCTGTCAAAAGTATGGACGGTAGAAAGTTCACTACTGACTATTTTCCATTCTCGAACTCAATTTCAAGATCCTTACCGATTTTTAAAAT
This region of Bdellovibrio sp. 22V genomic DNA includes:
- a CDS encoding trypsin-like serine protease, yielding MSVRMSLLLASLIALSACSEKTSESLTLGGADTSIIGGEAAKATDTVTSSTVSLIYNLEASPYLFCTGTVISKNLILTATHCLEQLDPENDKENVSIYLGETLPTSFEKNAGFEVESWKVHPEYKMVLDSNGFPRTGVNDVALIKLKKDLPGTAQIIPILEENIALANGQSLLLAGYGLTNEINQPVRAKGLNYVRVPLAKTFDNILVTDQTRAKGACSGDSGGPAYLETSRGLIVVGITRGPHELAPDCRHYGEYTFASRFKKFILETAAELGADAPHFVDLPQ